A genome region from Carya illinoinensis cultivar Pawnee chromosome 2, C.illinoinensisPawnee_v1, whole genome shotgun sequence includes the following:
- the LOC122300518 gene encoding stem-specific protein TSJT1, translating into MLGVFSSSIVSPPEELVAAGCRTPSPKTTSAALLNRFEQTNASAVSVHVGDHVQLAYTHHKESPLLPRSFAVKDDIFCLFEGALDNLGSLRQQYGLAKSANEVILVIEAYKALRDRAPYPASHVVGHLSGSFAFVVFDKSTSTLFVASDQYGKVPLYWGITADGYVAFADDAELLKGACGKSLASFPQGCFFSTTVGELRSFENPKNKITAVPATDEEIWGATFKVEGPAVLASTE; encoded by the exons ATGTTGGGGGTTTTCAGTAGCTCGATCGTTTCTCCGCCGGAAGAACTTGTGGCCGCCGGCTGCAGGACTCCTTCCCCGAAGACAACGTCGGCGGCGCTTCTGAACCGGTTCGAACAGACCAATGCCTCCGCGGTTTCCGTACACGTCGGAGACCACGTCCAGTTGGCCTACACTCACCACAAGGAGTCACCGTTACTGCCCag GTCATTTGCCGTTAAGGATGATATATTCTGCTTGTTCGAGGGAGCCCTAGATAATTTGGGAAGTTTGAGGCAGCAATATGGGCTTGCCAAGTCTGCGAACGAGGTGATTTTGGTCATTGAGGCTTACAAGGCACTCCGCGACCGTGCACCCTATCCTGCAAGCCATGTTGTTGGCCACCTTAGCGGGAGTTTCGCTTTCGTAGTCTTTGACAAGTCTACCTCCACCCTCTTTGTTGCCTCT GACCAATACGGTAAGGTTCCTCTGTATTGGGGAATCACTGCTGATGGATACGTGGCCTTTGCTGACGATGCAGAATTGCTTAAAGGTGCTTGTGGCAAGTCACTTGCTTCTTTCCCTCAAG GATGTTTCTTCTCCACCACAGTAGGAGAACTGAGGAGCTTTGAGAACCCTAAGAACAAGATCACTGCGGTACCTGCCACTGATGAAGAGATATGGGGTGCAACATTCAAG GTGGAAGGGCCAGCAGTTCTTGCATCCACAGAGTAG
- the LOC122300520 gene encoding nuclear transcription factor Y subunit C-3-like — translation MDQLGHGQPPAIGVVGSAAQVSYALNPYESNQMIGASQPGSVGAMQSPSQAAGLSASSAQLAQNQLAYQHIHHQQQQQLQQQLQNFWATQYQEIEQASDFKNHSLPLARIKKIMKADEDVRMISAEAPVIFARACEMFILELTLRSWNHTEENKRRTLQKNDIAAAITRTDIFDFLVDIVPREDLKDEVLASIPRGNAPVGGDGLPCYYVPPPHAQPVGAPGMIMGRPVMDQALYGQQMRPYMTQTMWPHMQQEQPPSDS, via the coding sequence ATGGATCAATTAGGGCATGGACAGCCCCCAGCAATTGGGGTGGTTGGTAGTGCAGCTCAAGTGTCATATGCCCTCAATCCATACGAATCTAACCAAATGATTGGGGCCTCCCAACCGGGATCGGTGGGAGCCATGCAGTCTCCTAGTCAAGCAGCAGGTCTCTCTGCCTCTTCAGCTCAGCTTGCACAAAACCAACTTGCTTATCAGCATATCCATCACCAACAGCAACAGCAACTGCAGCAACAACTCCAAAATTTTTGGGCAACTCAGTACCAAGAGATTGAGCAGGCCTCTGATTTCAAAAACCATAGCCTGCCATTGGCCAGAATTAAGAAGATTATGAAAGCTGATGAGGATGTAAGGATGATATCAGCTGAAGCTCCTGTCATATTTGCCAGGGCCTGTGAAATGTTCATTCTGGAGTTGACACTGCGATCTTGGAATCATACAGAGGAGAACAAAAGGAGGACACTCCAGAAAAATGACATTGCAGCAGCAATTACAAGGACTGacatatttgattttttggtcGATATTGTCCCAAGGGAGGATTTAAAAGATGAAGTTCTTGCATCCATCCCTAGAGGCAATGCTCCTGTTGGAGGCGATGGTCTTCCCTGCTATTATGTGCCACCTCCGCATGCCCAACCGGTTGGTGCTCCAGGGATGATCATGGGGAGGCCTGTAATGGATCAAGCTCTTTACGGCCAACAGATGCGCCCTTACATGACTCAGACGATGTGGCCACATATGCAACAGGAGCAGCCGCCTTCAGATTCTTGA
- the LOC122300519 gene encoding ATP-dependent (S)-NAD(P)H-hydrate dehydratase isoform X1 translates to MIVKRGMNCQFAFSGSKKDFMLASSAIFRRQQFLIRSLGSCTNQTHQKRMQGTKALSGTSLEPDAEHILRAITPTLDRNKHKGMAGKIAVIGGCREYTGAPYFAAISALKIGADLSHVFCTKDAAPVIKSYSPELIVHPVLEESYSVRDQDKLSISGKILAEVDKWMERFDCLVVGPGLGRDPFLLDCVSKILKHARQSNVPIVIDGDGLFLVTNSLDLVSGYPLAVLTPNVNEYKRLIQKVLNCEVNEQDSHEQLLALAKGVGGVTILQKGKSDLISDGETVKSVSVYGSPRRCGGQGDILSGSVAVFLSWARQHLSTAEGGTSISKINPTILGCIAGSALMRKAASLAFQNKKRSTLTSDIIECLGTSLEDICPAC, encoded by the exons ATGATTGTTAAACGTGGCATGAACTGTCAGTTTGCCTTTTCGGGAAGCAAAAAAGATTTTATGTTGGCTTCCTCGGCTATTTTCAGAAGACAGCAGTTCTTGATAAGGTCTCTTGGGAGTTGCACCAATCAAACACATCAGAAAAGAATGCAAGGAACTAAGGCACTGAGTGGGACTTCCTTGGAACCCGATGCTGAGCACATTTTGCGAGCAATTACTCCAACCCTTGATCGCAATAAACATAAAGGCATGGCTG GAAAGATAGCTGTTATTGGCGGGTGTCGTGAATACACAGGTGCTCCATATTTTGCAGCTATTTCTGCTTTAAAAATT GGTGCTGATTTGTCTCATGTTTTCTGTACAAAAGATGCCGCTCCAGTCATAAAAAGCTACAGTCCTGAATTGATTGTGCATCCTGTTCTAGAAGAATCCTACAGTGTTAG GGATCAGGACAAGCTATCCATATCCGGCAAGATTCTTGCTGAGGTCGATAAGTGGATGGAAAGATTCGACTGCCTTGTTGTTGGTCCAGGCCTTGGAAGGGACCCATTTCTTCTG GACTGTGTTAGCAAAATCTTGAAGCATGCAAGACAGTCCAACGTCCCAATTGTTATAGATGGG GATGGACTTTTTCTTGTTACAAACAGTCTCGATCTTGTTAGTGGTTATCCCTTGGCTGTCCTTACCCCAAATGTAAATGAATATAAGCGCCTCATTCAGAAAGTGCTGAATTGTGAAGTTAATGAGCAAGACTCTCATGAGCAATTACTAGCTCTAGCCAAAGG GGTTGGTGGTGTAACCATCCTACAGAAAGGAAAATCTGACCTCATTAGTGATGGTGAGACAG TAAAATCAGTTAGCGTCTATGGTTCTCCAAGACGCTGTGGTGGCCAGGGTGATATACTTTCTGGAAG TGTTGCAGTATTTTTATCATGGGCCCGTCAACACCTTTCAACTGCAGAAGGGGGTACGAGTATCAG CAAAATTAATCCAACAATATTGGGGTGCATTGCTGGGTCTGCTTTGATGAGGAAGGCGGCATCACTTGCTTTTCAGAATAAGAAAAGATCTACCCTCACTAGTGATATCATCGAGTGCTTGGGGACAAG TTTGGAGGATATATGTCCTGCCTGTTGA
- the LOC122300519 gene encoding ATP-dependent (S)-NAD(P)H-hydrate dehydratase isoform X2: MIVKRGMNCQFAFSGSKKDFMLASSAIFRRQQFLIRSLGSCTNQTHQKRMQGTKALSGTSLEPDAEHILRAITPTLDRNKHKGMAGKIAVIGGCREYTDAAPVIKSYSPELIVHPVLEESYSVRDQDKLSISGKILAEVDKWMERFDCLVVGPGLGRDPFLLDCVSKILKHARQSNVPIVIDGDGLFLVTNSLDLVSGYPLAVLTPNVNEYKRLIQKVLNCEVNEQDSHEQLLALAKGVGGVTILQKGKSDLISDGETVKSVSVYGSPRRCGGQGDILSGSVAVFLSWARQHLSTAEGGTSISKINPTILGCIAGSALMRKAASLAFQNKKRSTLTSDIIECLGTSLEDICPAC, encoded by the exons ATGATTGTTAAACGTGGCATGAACTGTCAGTTTGCCTTTTCGGGAAGCAAAAAAGATTTTATGTTGGCTTCCTCGGCTATTTTCAGAAGACAGCAGTTCTTGATAAGGTCTCTTGGGAGTTGCACCAATCAAACACATCAGAAAAGAATGCAAGGAACTAAGGCACTGAGTGGGACTTCCTTGGAACCCGATGCTGAGCACATTTTGCGAGCAATTACTCCAACCCTTGATCGCAATAAACATAAAGGCATGGCTG GAAAGATAGCTGTTATTGGCGGGTGTCGTGAATACACAG ATGCCGCTCCAGTCATAAAAAGCTACAGTCCTGAATTGATTGTGCATCCTGTTCTAGAAGAATCCTACAGTGTTAG GGATCAGGACAAGCTATCCATATCCGGCAAGATTCTTGCTGAGGTCGATAAGTGGATGGAAAGATTCGACTGCCTTGTTGTTGGTCCAGGCCTTGGAAGGGACCCATTTCTTCTG GACTGTGTTAGCAAAATCTTGAAGCATGCAAGACAGTCCAACGTCCCAATTGTTATAGATGGG GATGGACTTTTTCTTGTTACAAACAGTCTCGATCTTGTTAGTGGTTATCCCTTGGCTGTCCTTACCCCAAATGTAAATGAATATAAGCGCCTCATTCAGAAAGTGCTGAATTGTGAAGTTAATGAGCAAGACTCTCATGAGCAATTACTAGCTCTAGCCAAAGG GGTTGGTGGTGTAACCATCCTACAGAAAGGAAAATCTGACCTCATTAGTGATGGTGAGACAG TAAAATCAGTTAGCGTCTATGGTTCTCCAAGACGCTGTGGTGGCCAGGGTGATATACTTTCTGGAAG TGTTGCAGTATTTTTATCATGGGCCCGTCAACACCTTTCAACTGCAGAAGGGGGTACGAGTATCAG CAAAATTAATCCAACAATATTGGGGTGCATTGCTGGGTCTGCTTTGATGAGGAAGGCGGCATCACTTGCTTTTCAGAATAAGAAAAGATCTACCCTCACTAGTGATATCATCGAGTGCTTGGGGACAAG TTTGGAGGATATATGTCCTGCCTGTTGA
- the LOC122300521 gene encoding protein trichome birefringence-like 10 codes for MSEKPSVPGLEAMPVSELFKKFKRLRLFEPSVGVLGFVCITVFVICCFFYLDHRTVAKGLMFPGQSGRFKWLQYKGSGKGPSVEFLDKKGDGCDVFVGDWVWDENYPLYQSKDCRFLDEGFRCSENGRPDLFYTKWRWQPKYCNLPRFNAKLMLEKLRNKRLVFVGDSIGRNQWESLLCMLSSAVLNKDSIYEVNGSPITKHKGFLVFKFKDFNCTVEYYRSPFLVLQSRPPARAPQQVRTTLKLDQMDWNHVTWREADVLVLNTGHWWNYEKTTRGGCYFQDGPVVKMDMNVEHAYQRSIETVLHWIHTELNSSKTQVFFRTYAPVHFRGGDWRTGGNCHLETLPELGSSLVPSDTWAHFKLANDILSAHLNTSRVMRFDVLNVTHMTARRKDGHSSLYYLGPDIGPAPVHRQDCSHWCLPGVPDTWNELLHALLLKHEANRSWNST; via the exons ATGTCGGAGAAACCATCTGTGCCGGGCCTCGAAGCCATGCCAGTTTCTGAACTTTTCAAGAAATTTAAGCGCTTGAGACTGTTTGAGCCGTCCGTGGGTGTTCTCGGATTTGTCTGTATTACTGTCTTTGTGATTTGTTGCTTCTTCTACTTGGATCACAGAACTGTGGCGAAAGGGTTAATGTTTCCCGGCCAGTCGGGGAGGTTCAAGTGGTTGCAATATAAAGGGTCTGGTAAGGGCCCGAGCGTTGAGTTTCTTGATAAAAAGGGCGACGGCTGTGACGTATTTGTGGGGGATTGGGTGTGGGATGAGAACTATCCTTTGTATCAGTCCAAAGATTGCAGATTTCTAGATGAAGGATTCCGGTGCTCTGAGAATGGGAGACCTGATTTGTTTTACACCAAGTGGAGATGGCAGCCCAAATATTGTAACTTGCCCAG GTTTAATGCAAAATTGATGTTGGAAAAACTGCGAAACAAAAGGCTGGTGTTTGTTGGTGACTCAATTGGGAGAAACCAATGGGAGTCTCTCCTCTGCATGCTCTCATCTGCAGTTCTTAACAAGGATTCAATCTATGAAGTAAATGGCAGCCCGATTACAAAGCACAAGGGATTCCTGGTGTTCAAGTTTAAGGACTTCAACTGCACTGTGGAGTATTACAGGTCTCCATTTCTTGTATTGCAGAGCAGGCCCCCTGCCAGAGCTCCCCAACAGGTAAGGACAACCTTGAAATTGGATCAAATGGATTGGAATCATGTGACATGGAGAGAAGCGGATGTGTTGGTGTTAAACACAGGGCATTGGTGGAATTATGAGAAGACCACAAGAGG GGGCTGTTACTTTCAGGACGGTCCAGTGGTGAAGATGGATATGAATGTAGAACATGCATATCAGAGGTCCATAGAGACTGTGTTGCACTGGATACACACTGAATTAAATTCAAGCAAGACCCAGGTTTTCTTTCGCACATATGCTCCTGTACATTTCAG AGGAGGGGATTGGAGGACTGGGGGAAACTGTCACTTGGAGACACTTCCGGAGCTGGGATCCTCATTGGTTCCTTCTGATACTTGGGCACATTTCAAACTAGCCAATGATATATTATCAGCTCACTTAAACACATCACGAGTTATGAGATTTGATGTATTGAATGTAACTCATATGACTGCACGTAGAAAAGATGGGCATTCATCTTTATATTATCTGGGTCCGGATATAGGCCCTGCACCTGTCCATCGCCAGGATTGCAGTCATTGGTGTCTACCTGGAGTCCCTGATACATGGAATGAGCTACTCCATGCACTCCTCCTTAAGCATGAGGCTAATCGCTCCTGGAACTCAACATAG